Proteins from a single region of Kluyveromyces lactis strain NRRL Y-1140 chromosome C complete sequence:
- the MSC6 gene encoding Msc6p (weakly similar to uniprot|Q08818 Saccharomyces cerevisiae YOR354C MSC6 Protein of unknown function green fluorescent protein (GFP)-fusion protein localizes to mitochondria msc6 mutants are defective in directing meiotic recombination events to homologous chromatids), with the protein MLSVRISARQCSVRGLATQANNVSQPAKDNATNGSDAATEKKGTARYQRIQPSVALNSLKTKLSNDFQKQQPAQKIYSQFQSDLQQLISEQQVNPRHFVNSSICNSVLAKLILQSKSELDGQSIGESASIPPTPFEILETYLKYNLARHQHFIIVLKQFLIDLQPKEAINLWISFLEHAKQMPLNNTGTSQVQALTSIAYLMLSKESNSAPDVNVLTQLLNITPSKVPFLAIEQEIKSLGLTATTKDELLKSFDDLLLQWFTADKDAFINEFLKNSNDLKLITYLWKQYLKLATKDFTTSNQEIPGAFMIKLAQLDRSLDAVKIMTQLKEASADFKPSVSLYNSLLQTVAYIPAFGKEAQSIKLNRIQAIWNSYIKSSGNITVASYKAMLEALIIAGHFKTVESFWTLDVPDDVKANSEISDIYLKNFFASVKKVHFSQLKSKIPSKVHNLELANTILLAMVHSDASVGDIDSFYSHTFQSTEGIKPNDKTLAIKLRANLAAFGDSKNESILGTIGLSANSPTATLVIEEFLKICENEESATALLKALNIDNKSNDSAKKVSNFLDYYLQHGNWEYAEELFKKYLTDNVKSPSSVNYRLFNSMFKGFSELSITRNDTGFVSKQQVYWELCQRIHNRIFNECVISTLKSVSALSRRNAEFSENELDFINNTVLPYLVKLKIENSFKLQNPKYLQNMKSNDKIHIPKELL; encoded by the coding sequence ATGCTCTCTGTCAGAATTTCTGCCAGGCAATGTTCTGTGCGCGGATTGGCAACTCAAGCGAACAATGTTTCTCAACCAGCTAAAGACAACGCAACTAACGGCAGCGATGCTGCAACTGAGAAAAAGGGAACAGCTAGATATCAACGAATTCAGCCTTCGGTGGCCCTAAATAGTTTGAAAACTAAATTATCGAATGATTTCCAGAAGCAGCAACCAGCTCAAAAAATATACTCTCAGTTCCAATCGGATCTACAACAATTAATTTCTGAGCAGCAAGTCAATCCAAGACATTTCGTTAACAGCTCTATCTGTAACTCCGTTTTGGCAAAGTTGATTCTCCAAAGTAAGTCCGAACTTGATGGTCAAAGCATCGGTGAATCTGCTTCAATTCCACCAACACCATTTGAGATTTTGGAAACTTACTTAAAATACAATCTAGCACGTCATCAACACTTCATTATAGTGTTAAAACAGTTTTTAATTGACCTACAACCAAAGGAAGCTATCAATCTGTGGATTTCCTTTCTAGAGCACGCTAAACAAATGCCATTGAATAACACTGGAACATCGCAAGTCCAGGCTTTAACATCAATTGCTTATTTGATGTTATCCAAGGAAAGTAATTCTGCACCAGATGTCAATGTCCTTACCCAATTACTTAATATTACTCCTAGCAAAGTACCGTTCCTCGCAATTGAACAGGAGATTAAGTCCCTGGGATTAACAGCTACCACAAAAGACGAATTACTAAAATCATTCGATGATTTGTTACTCCAATGGTTTACCGCTGATAAAGACGCCTTCATAaatgaattcttgaaaaacTCTAATGATCTCAAGCTAATTACTTATTTGTGGAAACAGTATTTAAAGTTGGCAACGAAAGACTTCACAACGTCAAATCAGGAAATTCCCGGAGCCTTCATGATAAAACTAGCGCAATTGGATAGGAGTTTAGATGCTGTGAAAATCATGACACAACTAAAAGAGGCATCTGCTGACTTCAAACCATCTGTTTCATTATACAACTCCTTGCTTCAGACAGTTGCTTATATCCCCGCATTCGGTAAAGAAGCTCAATCTATTAAATTAAACAGAATACAAGCTATTTGGAACTCATACATTAAATCCAGTGGAAACATTACAGTGGCTAGTTACAAGGCGATGTTAGAAGCACTAATTATCGCAGGACATTTCAAAACGGTGGAGTCCTTCTGGACGTTGGATGTCCCCGATGACGTGAAGGCTAATTCAGAAATCTCCGACATCTACCTAAAAAATTTCTTTGCTTCCGTTAAGAAAGTGCACTTTTCCCAATTAAAATCTAAAATTCCAAGCAAAGTTCATAATTTGGAATTAGCAAATACAATTCTTTTAGCAATGGTACATTCTGATGCCTCTGTGGGAGATATCGACTCCTTTTATTCTCACACTTTCCAATCGACCGAAGGAATTAAACCCAATGATAAAACTTTGGCAATTAAGTTAAGGGCAAACTTGGCTGCTTTCGGCGATTCCAAAAATGAAAGCATTTTAGGAACAATTGGTTTATCTGCAAACTCTCCAACCGCTACTCTGGTCATCgaagaatttttgaaaatatgTGAAAATGAGGAATCAGCAACAGCTCTTTTGAAGGCTTTAAACATCGATAACAAGTCAAATGACTCTGCTAAAAAAGTGAGCAACTTTTTGGACTACTATTTGCAGCATGGCAACTGGGAGTATGCAGAAGAATTATTCAAGAAGTACTTGACGGACAATGTCAAATCACCATCATCGGTCAACTATAGATTATTCAACTCGATGTTCAAGGGATTTTCTGAGTTAAGTATCACCAGAAATGATACTGGGTTTGTTTCCAAACAACAAGTGTACTGGGAACTCTGTCAAAGAATCCATAATAGGATATTCAACGAGTGCGTTATTTCCACTCTAAAATCTGTATCCGCCTTGTCCAGGAGAAACGCTGAATTCAGCGAAAACGAGTTGgatttcattaacaatACCGTCTTACCTTACTTGGTAAAGctgaaaattgaaaatagCTTCAAGCTACAGAATCCAAAATATCTGCAAAATATGAAATCTAATGACAAGATTCACATTCCTAAAGAACTGTTATGA
- the CLN3 gene encoding cyclin CLN3 (some similarities with uniprot|P13365 Saccharomyces cerevisiae YAL040C CLN3 role in cell cycle START involved in G(sub)1 size control G(sub)1 cyclin), with protein MMSNLTMVDSNYMNCIRRSIWNEKASNPNLIEMELKSHKATINENASTIFSRLVENESSTTVSMKCFKSQPEINFQMRSLIFDFIMCCHIRLKLSTPTLFLCFNIIDRYCSKIIVKSSTYQLLGLCSLWLASKYTDKKQKIPSLPTLQSLCCNQYTKEQFKEMELHICQSLNWTMCHGPSLDSFLDILVRGNTFQNNETDCSAMKLGALILCQLCCFNPTLSFTNSSSSIALACLSITKYALLSSKFNTFVNFETMMSNDKPDPKLINLMKSILEVINVADIPSSFKLRYYVNDVQHPILKCLFSYKTYWKDHLSRIEYSTLMSPLVPDYNHKDRLSPKSLQMDSMRWMQIPPTPTTTPSTPTLAKSSRPSLPTSSSHHPSGSFRRHFKRDSSTMDIDFFEQEPIQHVKRGKVGEC; from the coding sequence ATGATGTCAAATCTGACCATGGTAGATTCAAACTATATGAATTGCATAAGAAGGTCGATTTGGAATGAGAAAGCTTCTAATCCAAATTTGATTGAgatggaattgaaatctcACAAAGCTACgattaatgaaaatgcATCCACAATCTTCTCTAGATTGGTTGAAAATGAATCCAGCACAACAGTTTCTATGAAATGTTTTAAGTCCCAACCTGAAatcaattttcaaatgaGATCCTTgatttttgatttcatcatGTGCTGTCACATCAgattgaaactttcaacacCAACTCTTTTCCTATGTTTTAATATTATCGATAGATATTGTTCTAAAATCATCGTCAAGTCTTCTACTTACCAACTTTTAGGTTTATGTTCTCTATGGTTGGCATCTAAATACACGGACAAAAAGCAAAAAATTCCTTCATTACCTACTTTACAAAGCTTATGTTGCAACCAATATACCAAAGAGCAATTCAAGGAAATGGAACTTCACATTTGTCAGAGTCTCAACTGGACAATGTGTCACGGACCCAGTTTGgattctttcttggatATCTTGGTAAGGGGAAATACGTTCCAAAACAACGAAACAGATTGTTCTGCCATGAAACTTGGAGCGTTGATACTATGCCAGCTTTGTTGCTTCAACCCAACCCTCTCATTCACTAACTCTTCTAGCTCCATTGCTCTGGCGTGCTTATCTATCACGAAATATGCACTATTGTCCTCCAAGTTTAATACCTTTGTTAACTTCGAAACAATGATGTCCAATGACAAACCAGACCCGAAACTAATCAATCTAATGAAGTCCATATTGGAAGTAATCAACGTTGCTGATATTCCATCTAGTTTCAAGCTTAGGTATTATGTCAACGATGTTCAGCATCCAATTTTGAAGTGTCTATTCTCCTATAAGACATATTGGAAAGATCACTTGtcaagaattgaatattctACATTGATGTCCCCATTGGTACCGGATTACAATCATAAAGATCGTCTGTCCCCAAAATCACTCCAAATGGATTCAATGAGATGGATGCAAATCCCCCCTACTCCTACGACTACTCCCTCCACACCGACATTGGCCAAATCCTCCAGGCCGTCATTACCAACATCATCGTCACATCACCCGAGCGGATCGTTCAGAAGACATTTCAAGAGAGATTCATCAACCATGGATATCGATTTCTTCGAACAAGAGCCCATCCAGCATGTCAAAAGAGGGAAAGTTGGAGAATGTTAA
- the CYC3 gene encoding holocytochrome c synthase CYC3 (similar to uniprot|P06182 Saccharomyces cerevisiae YAL039C CYC3 Cytochrome c heme lyase (holocytochrome c synthase) attaches heme to apo-Cyc1p in the mitochondrial intermembrane space human ortholog may have a role in microphthalmia with linear skin defects (MLS)) — protein sequence MSGIINHKILNQARLITRSLKAKTSTKMGWFWADKLSTASTNATPISGDISACPVMHDKPKGSDVSACPVLHDKKTTDKPTGTEGGCPVLSDQGNHGLNPLNNIPIALTDVKQSGQKLDLPTERTVSSIPKGKTADDEFWEYPSPQQMYNAMVRKGKIDPFTGEEIPEDAVESMVFVHNFLNEGCWQEILDWEKKYTDKTHTYPKLLQFMGKPDQLSPRARCFNIFGTLFPGYFSSELPFDRHDWIVLRPDPTSSDTENPGYRKVRYIIDFYGGPDDEEGLPTFNLDVRPALDNFGNAKDRFERWMAPTLEKYFNEKDQK from the coding sequence atgtcGGGTATTATTAACCATAAGATTCTCAATCAAGCAAGGCTCATCACACGGAGTCTGAAAGCGAAAACGTCAACGAAGATGGGTTGGTTCTGGGCTGACAAGCTAAGCACAGCGTCAACTAATGCTACTCCAATTTCTGGAGATATTTCTGCGTGCCCTGTGATGCACGATAAACCTAAGGGAAGCGATGTTTCCGCATGCCCTGTTCTTCATGATAAGAAGACCACAGATAAACCCACCGGTACGGAAGGTGGTTGTCCAGTCTTGTCTGATCAAGGTAATCATGGCTTAAATCCTTTGAACAACATTCCTATCGCCTTGACTGATGTCAAACAGTCTGGTCAAAAACTCGATCTACCAACGGAGCGTACCGTTAGTTCCATACCAAAGGGTAAGACTGCCGATGATGAATTTTGGGAATATCCTTCTCCGCAGCAGATGTACAATGCAATGGTGAGAAAGGGTAAGATTGACCCATTTACTGGGGAGGAAATTCCTGAAGATGCTGTCGAGTCTATGGTATTTGTTCAcaactttttgaatgagGGATGTTGGCAAGAAATACTGGACTGGGAAAAAAAGTATACCGATAAAACACACACTTATCCAAAGCTACTACAATTTATGGGTAAACCAGACCAGCTTTCACCTAGGGCAAGATGTTTCAACATTTTTGGTACTCTTTTCCCCGGTTACTTTTCAAGTGAATTGCCGTTCGATAGACATGACTGGATTGTCCTGAGACCTGATCCCACATCCTCTGACACTGAAAACCCTGGATATCGTAAGGTTCGTTATATTATTGATTTCTATGGAGGTCctgatgacgaagaaggtCTTCCAACCTTCAATTTAGATGTCAGACCGGCTTTAGATAATTTTGGAAACGCCAAGGACAGATTTGAAAGGTGGATGGCTCCAACACTcgagaaatatttcaacgAAAAGGACCAAAAATGA
- the SOG2 gene encoding Sog2p (similar to uniprot|Q08817 Saccharomyces cerevisiae YOR353C SOG2 Protein required for cell viability) has protein sequence MDNHTELLTSLRQGQNGNPPMHPVNKEIYQKDNTAVSLADLGLSSITDDAVELLQLVENLSLHQNNLTQLPGSFKKLTNLRTIDLSDNRFNDIPPSLMQCLRLEKINLSNNNIWQLPQEFPETWCDNLVTLSLRNNNLTSIKTLFPIISQLKNLRVLELDGNNFPNDVIEKVLQGFTSSKCSAEEYWVIALRKFFSDNTVSQTPAVTTLDPQQKIARAAKRMGFIGNSHDSEDNENNLTSPQSDLDLYSHSKFNEYFKRLSVLPEEPNLQEVEEETDEQNYKELLQTHHEKKRKSMENVVLACRKLLFTFTECQQNIRKITSLCSEKTISVNVVSQLYSLKSHIDNLVEVLEQFENNSQQNDPSITQSQFLHHDVLIRLCLTILSIFKKIFVQLRKNFTAFFGNNDVFFLRVFYMNILCSYTEIFNAWKLLVLDNQEMMKKKKLARTHSVHSMNMAQYQKYLNSRQKSSSAINRSSSLSGVSSQQSAINVNTPGINGPYANQNGQQVTPPINPTSFTTTPISEVSTTPPILDSSPKPPRSLNYSEQSTASTVTQGAAPTDTSNIPSQALADKDIDLQLYHTLNTVIDMVNVVYSQLTQAITKSAIASTTSDQLSITPTVAAKTKELTDTCFQSMELSKVLKKRLNVISNSDIDTYLVTKEKLKTWEDINAFLKSIIAILANTKEIMSDLPTLNDVRPNLASLAKITKDVTVILDLSSYKSASITNQQSSSNPSYVGASSVDAPSQQQNHTTNQGSPAGQHGDTTDHTASNIITPLSTPSLVTSHNVNPFDQL, from the coding sequence ATGGATAACCATACGGAATTACTGACATCACTCAGGCAAGGTCAAAATGGAAATCCCCCGATGCACCCTGTTAATAAAGAGATTTATCAGAAGGATAACACAGCAGTTTCATTAGCTGATCTTGGTTTGTCTTCAATAACAGATGATGCTGTTGAGCTGCTTCAACTAGTTGAGAACCTTTCTTTGCACCAGAATAACTTAACACAGCTTCCCGGATCCTTTAAAAAGTTGACAAATCTTCGAACCATCGATCTTTCTGATAACAGATTCAATGATATTCCTCCATCGTTAATGCAATGCCTTCGAttagaaaaaataaatcTTTCTAACAACAACATATGGCAGCTACCTCAAGAATTTCCAGAGACATGGTGTGATAACCTTGTTACACTCTCATTGAGGAACAACAATCTAACATCCATCAAGACACTATTTCCTATAATATCCCAGTTAAAGAATCTACGAGTCCTTGAACTAGATGGGAATaattttccaaatgatGTTATCGAGAAGGTTCTACAAGGTTTTACTAGTTCCAAGTGCTCTGCGGAAGAATACTGGGTTATAGCCTTAAGAAAATTCTTCAGTGACAATACCGTTTCACAAACACCGGCAGTTACAACTCTGGATCCACAACAAAAGATAGCAAGGGCTGCGAAACGAATGGGCTTTATTGGAAATTCACATGATTCGGAAGACAATGAGAATAATCTCACGTCTCCCCAGAGCGATCTTGATCTTTACTCTCATTCAAAATTCAACGAATacttcaaaagattatcTGTTCTGCCAGAGGAACCCAATTTGCAAGAGGTAGAAGAGGAAACAGATGAACAGAATTATAAAGAATTACTACAGACACAtcatgaaaagaaaagaaaatctaTGGAAAATGTTGTGCTAGCTTGCAGGAAACTTTTGTTCACTTTCACTGAGTGTCAGCAAAACATTAGGAAGATAACATCGCTATGTTCTGAAAAGACCATTTCGGTTAATGTTGTGTCACAGCTTTACAGTCTCAAGTCTCATATTGATAATTTAGTTGAAgtcttggaacaatttgaaaataatagtCAACAAAATGATCCTTCAATAACGCAAAGTCAGTTCCTTCATCATGATGTTTTGATACGACTATGTTTGACCATACTTTctatattcaaaaagattTTTGTTCAACTTCGAAAGAACTTCACTGCATTTTTTGGCAATAACGAcgtgttttttttaaggGTGTTCTACATGAACATATTATGTTCGTATACTGAAATATTCAACGCCTGGAAACTACTTGTTTTGGATAACCAGgaaatgatgaaaaagaaaaagctaGCCAGAACGCATTCAGTTCATTCTATGAACATGGCTCAGTACCAAAAGTATTTAAACAGCAGGCAAAAATCGTCTTCTGCTATTAAtcgatcttcttctctgaGTGGCGTCTCTTCCCAACAGTCTGCAATTAATGTCAACACACCAGGTATAAATGGTCCTTATGCGAATCAAAATGGCCAACAGGTTACCCCGCCAATTAATCCAACATCTTTCACGACTACACCGATATCTGAAGTTTCAACAACACCGCCTATACTAGATTCTTCACCGAAACCACCTCGCAGTCTAAATTACAGTGAGCAATCAACTGCCTCCACAGTCACACAAGGTGCCGCACCCACCGATACCTCCAATATCCCCTCACAAGCACTTGCAGATAAGGATATAGACCTGCAGCTATACCATACGTTGAATACAGTTATTGATATGGTTAACGTTGTATATTCACAATTGACGCAGGCAATAACAAAGTCAGCAATAGCTAGTACTACCTCCGATCAGCTTTCAATAACTCCTACGGTTGCTgcaaaaacaaaagaattgaCAGATACTTGCTTCCAATCCATGGAGTTATCGAAAGTGTTAAAAAAACGACTAAATGTGATTTCCAATAGTGATATTGACACATATTTGGTTACTAAAGAAAAGCTCAAAACTTGGGAAGATATAAATGCATTTTTGAAGTCAATCATAGCTATTCTAGCCAACACAAAGGAAATCATGAGTGATCTGCCGACTTTGAATGACGTGAGGCCTAATCTAGCCTCTTTAGCTAAAATTACAAAGGATGTTACTGTTATACTCGATCTAAGCTCTTACAAAAGTGCTTCCATTACCAATCAGCAGTCATCCTCAAACCCTTCATATGTTGGTGCAAGTTCTGTTGATGCGCCATCACAACAGCAAAATCACACAACGAATCAAGGATCACCGGCAGGTCAGCATGGAGATACCACGGATCATACAGCTTCGAATATAATAACACCATTATCTACGCCTTCGCTGGTGACTTCTCACAATGTGAATCCATTTGATCAACTGTGA
- a CDS encoding uncharacterized protein (no similarity) — MIAIILLKYWGALTLCMKSKFNCFLFPMVLNCQQQILRMQVKTTLKRGPNDSSTQWLGYTSVHTYIKFITKVSAATGFPFDWTFRKRQYEGAGVNCMIRQRYANDGSQLPHRTEGYERSRTFRASRSRKIKAR, encoded by the coding sequence ATGATTGCGATCATTTTGCTGAAATACTGGGGTGCATTAACATTATGCATGAAGAGCAAgttcaattgttttttATTTCCCATGGTACTCAATTGCCAACAGCAAATTTTGAGAATGCAAGTGAAAACCACACTGAAACGAGGACCGAACGATTCCAGTACTCAATGGCTGGGATACACATCCgtacatacatacataAAGTTCATAACGAAAGTCTCGGCGGCAACCGGATTTCCTTTTGACTGGACTTTTAGGAAACGGCAGTATGAGGGTGCAGGGGTGAACTGTATGATACGTCAACGATACGCGAACGATGGTAGTCAATTGCCTCACAGAACAGAAGGATATGAAAGGTCACGGACCTTTAGGGCTTCAAGGTCtagaaaaataaaagcGCGTTAG